The Acidobacteriota bacterium DNA window CGGTGCCGGCAAATTGGACAAGGAGGGAAAGCTCCAGACAAGCTGGTACCATAACCTGGTGGGCACTTACCGACCGAATCTGGTCAATTTCTCGCAACGCCGGACGAACAAGGTGGTCCTCTCCGGTGATACCCTGTCAGTTCGCAGCCGCAAGGAATTCACACGCGTGGATCACGCCCTGACGCTGTCATTCCCGGTGAAGATCGCCAGGTACATCACTTTCAACCCCAGTCTGTCCTACCGTGAGGAGTGGTACAAGATACACCAGACCGACCAGTCCGACGCCAAAGGGATCGATGCTTCCACGACGTACCGCACTTACGTATACGGTACCGGGGCATCCGCCTCTACCAAGATCTACGGAACGGTCTATCCCAATATCCTGGGCTTCGCCGGCCTGAGACAGGTGATCACCCCGACGATCAGCTACCGCTACCAGCCCGAGATTGACCGCCACCCCGAAATCCGGAGCTATGCGGGAGGCTCGGCCGGGAGCTCCCGGCGCAGCCAGTCCATGAATTTCAGCCTGAATCACGTGTACCAGGCAAAGGTGAAGAAACACGAGCAGGAGAGGAACTACAACCTGATCTCGATAACCTCCGGTTTCAACTACGATTTTGAGAAAGAGCCGCGCCATTTCAGCAATCTCAACACCAGCTTTAACTCGACCGTACTGCCGAAGGTGAACTTTTACGGTTCCATGGTCCACTCGCTGTACAAGCCGGGTACGGACGAACTGGATTTCTGGTCGCCGTACCTCGAGAATTTTAACGTAAATGCCAGCCTGACTCTGGCCGGCAGCCGCTTTCTGTTCGATGATGAGTACAGCGTTCCCGGGGCTGAGGTGGATTCGGCACAATCGGCGGAGGGGGGCGGTTCATCGCCGGCCAAACGCGGCTGGAGCCTGAGCGCCAATTACAGTTATCGGGAATCCGGCCGCGACGCGGCTTTCAGCAAGTCCAGCTTTGTCCGGTTCAGTTTGCGGTTCAACCTGACGCCCGAGACAAGTGTTTCGTATTCACAGTATTACAATATTACCGGGGCCGAAACCGTGAACAACCAGGTCAGTATCGTGCGCAAGCTGCACTGCTGGACCGCGACCCTTTTCTGGGTCCCGATCGGCTCTAACCGTGGCTGGGGCTTCAAGTTGTACGTGACGGCACTGCCGCAGATCAAGCTCGACCAGTCGCAGAATACTCTCAGTTCGGGCTACTTCCAGGGTCTCCGGTAACCGGCCGGATGGCTGTAAAGCCCCTATATCGGGCCTTTCTCGGGACTTGCCGACTTTTTTTTATTGACAGCAGGGACCTCGCTGCCGGTATTTGAGGCAGGATATGTTCGGTGAACCCATAACAATTCAAGGGAAGGATCAGGCATGACCAAAGAGGAAATGATCGGCATGATGGCCGAGAGTTCAGGTATTAGCAAGCGGCAGGCGTCCCAGGCGCTGGATGCTTTCATTGACAATATCACCCGGCAGCTCAAGGGCGGCAAGAGGGTGAGCTTCTCCGGATTCGGCACGTTCTCCGTCTCTCAGCGCAAGGCCCGCAAGGGCAGGAACCCGCAAACCGGCGCTACTATTTCCATTCCCGCGACCCAAGTGCCGGTGTTCAGAGCCGGAAAGAACCTCAAAGAAGCCATTAGAAGATAGAGTTTTCTCCACTTTGAAAGGGAAGGCAGGGCGGGGAATCCCTGCCTTTTTTTTCCATCGCCTGTCGGCACGGTCGCCGCGCGGAAGAGGATGTCTGGACTACTATGGCAAAAAGGCGTAAACGGCGCTCCAACGGTACGCGGGCACGGGTTGCCGGTACTCTCTTGTTCGTGCTGGCCCTGCTGGTCCTGGTATCACTGGTCACACACCACCCGCTGGATGATGCCAGGATTCGCGGCGAGATAGATTCTGACCTGAATCCGATAACGGAAATCCAGTATCGCAACGAAGCGGGATTTGTCGGTGCCATCCTTTCCGGCTGGCTGGACTTTTTGTTCGGATGGCTGGCCTTTTTCCTGCCGGTCGGGCTGCTTCTCGCGTCGTTGCGGCTCTTTTCATCCCGGTTCGGGACGCGCCTTGAATTCAACGTCTTTCTTCTGTTTGTCATTTCGACCATCGGAACGACGATCTACAACATCCACCTCGTGGCCAAGCGTACGGTGGGCTATGAAACCGGTGCCGTCGGCGGCTATGTTACCGAGAAACTCACCCGTCTGAGTGTCGCCGTCTTCGGCGAAATCGGCTCCTACCTGGTCCTCGGCGGAATTATCCTTGTTCTCCTGCTGATGTACACCTCGATCACACCATTGCTTGCCATGCGGCTGAGAATCCCCGGAAGTCAATGGCTCAGGCGACTGTACGGAGTGGCAGCGGGAGCCTTCCGGCGGTTGCCGTCGCTCAGGCGTATCCTCAGCGCGGCCGGCAAAGAGCCGCGCGTCGATGAGGCGGTCTCCGATATCGAACCCCTGGAAAGTGACCTTGAGCCTGACGAAGTGGACGAGGGGGATGAGCAGGTACTGGTTGCGGATGATGGTGAGAGGTCGCCGCGGCGGCGGTCGGTGCTCAGGAGAAAAGCCGAGCCGGTGCAGGTCAGGTCCTTTGAGTACGTGTACCCGTCGCTGGATCTGCTGACCGAGGGGAGCGGCAGGCCCGCTGCCGTAAGTGCCGATGAATTAACGCATACAGCACGGATGTTGAAAGAAACACTTGAGACTTTCGACGTTCTGATCGAGGGGGAGATCGCAAAGTACCCCGGCCCGGTCATCACGCGATATGAGTTCCGACCTGCGGCGGGAATCAAGCTCAGCCGGATTGTGGGCCTCGCGGACGACTTGGCGCTGGCGCTGAAGGCAAGGCGGGTCAGGATAATAGCCCCGATTCCGGGCAAAGGCGCCGTCGGTGTGGAGATTCCCAACCGCAACCCGCAGACGGTCTACCTGCGCGATATCCTCGGGTCCGACGAATTCAGCGATCCCCGGCTGGTGCTGCCCCTGGCGCTGGGTAAGACGACCGCCGGGCGACCGTTCGTTACCGACCTGGCCAGAATGCCTCACCTGCTGATTGCCGGGGCAACCGGGTCCGGCAAATCAGTATGTATGAATGCGCTGATCACCTCTCTGATTTACAGGCTTCATCCCCTCCAGGTCAGATTCATCTTCATAGACCCCAAAATGCTCGAGTTGTCTGTCTACTCAGGCATTCCACAACTCGGCCGCCCGGTTGTAACCAAGCCGAAACGGGCCGAATCGGTTCTATCCGACACCGTCGCTGAAATGGAGAACAGGTATAGGAAGCTGGCCGGAGCCGGTGTCCGAAGTATCGAAGACTACAACGCCCGGCAGCACGACGAGGAAGCCCGGCTGCCCTATATTCTCATTTTTGTTGACGAGCTGGCTGATCTGATGATGGCCTCGACATCGTCACGGATCGAACTGCTCATCACGCGCCTGGCCCAGATGGCGCGGGCCGTGGGCATTCACCTGGTGCTGGCCACCCAGAGACCGTCGGTCGACGTGATTACGGGCCTGATCAAGGCCAACTTCCCGGCGCGGATTGCCTTCCAGGTATCGTCCAAGGTAGATTCCCGGACGATTATCGATGCCAACGGTGCGGAGAAACTCCTCGGCTCGGGCGACATGCTCTTTCTGAGTACCGGCCAGCCGGAGCCGACGCGGATTCACGGGGCGTATGTGAGCAGCGCCGAGACCGAGTCGCTGGTGAACTTTATCAAGGATCAGGGGCTGTCCATGATGGCACTGGAGAACATATCGCAGGCCACCGGGGAGGCCACCGAAGCGGACATTGACTTCGGCGATCCCCTTTTCCGCGAGGCATGCGAGGTGGTTATCCGGCACAAACAGGGGTCGGTCTCGCTGCTTCAGCGGCGTCTCGGCATAGGCTATCAGCGGGCGGCGCGGCTGATCGACAAACTGGAAAAGGCGGGCATCGTCTCGGTGTTTGACGGTTCCAAGGCACGTGACGTGCTCGTCGACCAGTCGTACCTCGAGACTCTGTTCGCCAGCCGCCCGGGGCATCCTTCCCACGGCGCCGGATAACAACGATTATCCTCCCGCAATGTATAAGAGAATATGAAAAACCACCTATCCCTGCTGGCGGGACTGCTGTTTGTTCTGTGGATCAGCCCCGTCCGCCCAGCCGACCGGTTCGACGCCATCAAGGCCCGGCTGGCCGAGGCCGGATGCGTCACCCTGGAGTTCCTGAGCATCCTGGAATCGGAAATCTTCGATGAGACCGACACCATCGCCGGGGAAGCCGTCGTTTCGGCCGACGGTCGGTACGTTGTCGACCTGGGTGGCGACCGGTACCTGTATGACCTGACTTCCCTGTACAGCTACTCCGCGGAGAACAATCAGGTGACAATCGAGAGCGTGCGCGGTGGAGGAGCTTCCGGCCGGGAAATATCATTCATCACCCGCCTTGACCAATACTACGAGACCCGCGTGATTTCCTCCGGCCGCGCCTACCGGCTGATCAGGCTGTCGCCGGACATGCAGAACATTCCCGATTCGCTGGTGCTGACGATACGGCCGGACAGCTCGGTTCTGGATGAAATCCAGTACTTCGACGTGAACGAGGAGTTAAACCGCATAGTCTTCCTGCGCCTGGAGACGGGAACCTCGTGTCCCGATTCGCTCTTCAAACCGGCCTACCCGGATTCGGTGGAGAAAGTCCGGTTAGACTGAGATGAAAGTGTACGTCCACAAGCTGGGTTGTCCGAAGAACGACGTCGACGCCGAATACCTCGCTGCCTTTCTGGCCGGGGCCGGGCATGACCTGGTAACGGTCCCGGAGGAAGCCGAATCGATAATCGTCAACACCTGCGGGTTCATTGTCCCGGCGAAAGAGGAGTCAATCGACGAGATTCTTCGTCTCGGGCAGTTGAAACAGACGGGCAGGCTGCGGACGCTCTACGTGAGCGGCTGTCTCAGCCAGCGCTACGGGGATGAGCTTTTACGCGGCATGCCGGAACTCGATGGGGCCTTCGGCCTGGGTGAACTTGACGCTATTGCCGAGGCCGTAACTTCGTCCGCCCGCCGCGACAAAACCGTACGAACGGAACCCCGCCGGCTGGGCTATCTGGACTGGGAGCAACGGCTGCTGTCCGACCGGTATCCGTACGCCTACTTGAAGATATCCGACGGTTGCGACCGTCGCTGCTCCTATTGCGCCATACCGGGTATCCGGGGGAGCTACCGTTCGCGGCCTTTGAAATCCATTTTGCGCGAGGCGGAATTCCTGGCGCGCAGCGGCCGGAAGGAGCTGATTCTGGTCTCGCAGGAAGCGACTCTCTGGGGCAAAGGCCTGTCCGGCCGCCCCGACATAATCACGCTGTTGCGGGAACTGGAGAGAATTGACGGGATCGCGTGGATTCGTTTGCTTTACCTGCACCCGACAATGGTGGATGACGCCCTGCTGGACTACCTGGCCGCCGACAACAAGACGCTGAACTACCTGGATTTGCCCCTGCAACACTGCAGCAGCCGCATTCTGGCCGCGATGCGAAGAAAGATCGACGGCGCGGGCACGGCGCGGCTGTTGGCGTCGATCCGGCGGCGATCGCCCGGCGCCACGATCCGCACCACTTTCATCGTCGGTTTCCCCGGTGAGACCGGCGAGGATTTCGAAGAGTTGAAGGAGTTTGTCCGCCGGCACAGGTTTGACCGCATGGGTGCCTTCGCATACTCCCCGGAGGAGGGCACGGCCGCAGTTAAGATGTCCGGACAGGTTCCCGAAATAGTTAAAGAGGAACGCGTTGACGAGCTGATGAGCCTCCAGTACGACATTGCCGTAGCCAGGAATAACTCCTTGATCGGCCAGACGGTTAAGGTTATCATTGATAGAATTGCTGGCGACGGGCGCGCGTACGGACGCACTCCGGCAGACTGCCCCGAGGTGGATCAGGAGGTGATCATCCACGGGGAAGGCTTGCAGACCGGCCAGATCTGCCGCGTCAGGATCGACGCCGTCGATGAGTATGACCTTGTCGGTATGAAGCTCACGGGTTAACCCATGATACAGTTTGAAAAACTCGGTATATTCCTGTCCAGACCGATTGCCTTTCTGCTCGTGGTCATTTACCTGTTGCAGTCGGGGCTTCTCGTCTACCTGATCAGCGATAAGTTCGACCTGGAGAAGCAGATTTCGTTTCAGCAGAAGCGAATCAACGAGCTGGAGGACAAGCTCCAGATATTCAAGGCCATCGACGACTTCCAGATCGGCTTTTCCGACGAGGAGGTGCAGAGACTCACGGACGTCATCTATGCCGAAAGCAAGAAGTATGAGTACGACCCCATGTTCATCATGGCGGTGATTCTGACGGAATCATCGTTTCGTCGCGGTCAGCGATCGCAAGTGGGTGCCCGCGGCCTGATGCAGGTGGTGCCGTTTGTGGGAGAAGACGTGGCCGACCGGGCCGGGATTGAATGGCAGGGTTCCCAGACCCTCTTCGAACCGGAGTCGAACATCAAGCTGGGCACTCTGCACCTGTTTGAGCAGATCCTCAAATTCGGCGACGTGAAGAAGGCCATCATGGCATACAACGTGGGCGAGACGCGCCTGAGACACCTCATGCGCTTTAACGAGCCGCTGCCCAAGCGCTATCTTGACAAAGTCCTTGAAAACTACGAGATGCTGAAGGAGATCTACCGAGTTTGATGAAGCGCGTTGCGATCTGCCTCCTGTCCGTCGTCGTTGCCGGTGTCGGCCTGATGCCGCTGGGATGTTCCCCGGCGTTGCAGCTCGGCTCACTGCAACCCGACGGGCTGTTCACGTTGGGGAAAGAGAGGTACGAGAACGGCAAGTACGTCAAAGCCGTCGAGGCTTTCCAGACGCTGGTGTATAATTTCCCGGGCGAGCCGGTGATTGACACCGCCCAGTACTACCTCGCTTTGTCCTATTTCGCCAGCGAGGATTACATCCTGGCTGAGCGAGAATTCAACCGCCTGCTCCTGAACTATCCGTCATCCGTGTACGTCGTTCATGCGCAGTTCATGAGGGCGGTCTGCTTTTTCGAGGGGACTCCGGGCCACTATGGGCTGGACCAGAGCGACCTTACAGAGGCCATCGGGCAGTTCGAGGATTTCATCATCGACCATCCGGAATCTGAACTGATGCCGGATGCCCGGGCGTACCTGCTTCAGGCCAAGACACGGCTGGCCAAGAAGTACTACGAGAGCGGCATGGTATACGTGCACATCGGCAGGCCCTCACCGGCTGCAACCTATTTTCAGAAAGTCATCGATGATTTCACGGACACGGAGTTCGCCGCCAGGTCAAGTTTCCAAATGGCCGAGCTGGAGTTCAAACGAATGGACTACGAGGAGGCGCGCCGGCTGTTCGACAACTTTCTGATTGTCTTTTCCGACCATGAGTGGTCGGACAAAGCCAGAAAGGGCACCGAGGAGGCCGCTTTCAAGCAGGCGGAGAGGGCGTACAAAAGTGGTGAACCGGCCCTGGCACGCAAGCTCTTTGAAGCGTTCAAGCGAGACTTCCCGGAAAGCAAGCGAACCGGCAAGACCGACAAATATCTGAAGAAAATAGGGGAGATGCCAGTTGAAGGATCATCGGTCGAACAAGCCAGCTCCGGGGATGACCGGTAACTGGGGAATACTCGGGGGAGCGTTCGACCCGGTTCATCGCGGACATCTGACCCTCGCTTCCGACATTCGGGCGGCCAAGACGCTCACCGGCGTGCTCTTTGTGCCCTCGTATGAACCTCCTCACAAGATGAATCGGTGTGAAGCCTCGTGGGATGATCGACTGGCCATGATCCGCCTGGCCATCGAGGGCCGTGACTCATTCAAGGTCAGCACGGTTGAAGCCGAGATGAGTCAGCCCGGGTATTCCCTGAACACCGTGCGGGCTTTAAAATGTCTTTACCCGGACGTCACGTGGTACTTCATCATCGGCGAAGATCTGCTGTCTGAATTCGCTGCCTGGCACCGGCCGGAGGAAATCCTAAGGGAAGTTCGAATCCTGGCCGGTTCGCGGCCCGCCGCGCCCGCCCCGGGGTCGGCGCAGCCGTACCGGTCGGACCGTATCGAGGTCGTGACCACGGGGCTGTTCGACGTCTCCTCGACTGAAATCCGCAGGCGAATCAAGGAAGGCACAGCACCCGCCGAATTACGCGAGCTTGTCGGCGACGCCGTCGGAGAGTATATTTTGAGCCGGAAACTCTACCGATGACGGCTCAAAAGAAACGCGTTTTTCTGGTCGACGGTTCGGCGCTGTTCTACCGCGCCTACTTCGCCTTCATACGCAACCCGTTGATCAACTCAAAGGGGGAGAACACCTCGGCCACGTTCGGCTTCGTCAACTCGCTGCTCAAGATCATCAGGGAAGAGGAGCCCGACTACTTGGCGGTGGTTTTCGATACCAAGCACCCGACCTTCCGGCACAAGCGATACCCTGAGTACAAATCGACCCGGGCCAAAATGCCTGAGGATCTGGTGGAACAGTTGCCGCGCATTCATGAGGCGGTGCAGGCGCTGAACATCCCGGAATTCGAAGTGGCCGGTTACGAGGCCGACGACATCATCGGTACCATGGCGGCGGATTGCGAAAAGAAGGGGCTTGAGGTCTGGTGCGTGACCGGCGACAAGGACTTCTTTCAACTCGTCACTGACAACGTACGGATTTACAACCCGCGAAAGGTTGCCGAAAGTCCGGAGAAACTCGGGCGTGAAGAGGTCAAAGCCAGGTTCGGCGTGTATCCGGAGAAGGTCATCGACAAACTCGCGCTCATGGGTGACAGCTCGGACAATGTCCCCGGCGTGCCCGGCATCGGCCCGAAAACCGCTGACAGGCTGCTTGAAGAATTCGGGTCGCTCGCGAACGTGCTGGAACAACACGAGCGGATCAAGGCCAAAGGCGTGCGGGAGAAAGTCGCCGCTCACGTCGAGCAGGCAAGACTGTCCGAGGAACTGGTAACGATCGACTGTGCGGTGCCGCTTCAGTTCCAGCCCGAGTCGATTGCGCGACGTCCCGTCGACTACGAAGCCACCAAGCGGTTGTTCCTGGAGCTCGAATTCTTCGCCCTCCTGAAAGAGCTCATGCCCGGTGAAGTCGCGAAAGAAGTTCCGGAGGGTGCCGCACCCTCCCGGCCTGATTACCGCCGGGTTTCATCACTGGACGAACTACGGGGGCTGGTCGAGGAGTTTTCGAAGTCCCGGGAGATCGCCGTCGACACCGAGACGACCTCGCGCAATGCCCTCGATGCCGAGCTGGTCGGGATATCAATCGCCCGGCGGGCCGATTACGCGTACTATATACCGTTGGGTCACAGCAGCGATCCCGAGAAGAACCTTCCGTTCGACGACGCTCTCAAGATCATGAAAACGCTTCTCGAGGACCCGGCGGTTCAGAAGATCGGGCAGAATATCAAGTACGATCTGCACGTGTTTCGCAGGTACGGCATTGAGATCAAGCCGGTTTCCTTTGACACCATGGTGGCTTCCTACGTTCTCGATCCATCAAGCCGCCATTCTCTGGATTTTCTGGCGCTGCGACATTTCGACCACAAGATGCAGCCGATTTCGGACCTGATCGGCTCCGGCAAAAGTCAGAAGACTTTCGATACGGTCCCGGTCGACAAAGCGACCAGCTACGCCGCCGAGGACGCGGACTATACGTTCCGGCTGCGGGGCGTGTTCGCTCCCCTGATTGACGGCAAGGAGTTGCAGAAGCTCTACTATACGGTGGAGCTTCCGCTGATCAAGGTGCTGGCATCGATGGAGGAAGCCGGCATCCGGGTCGATGTAGCCTTCCTTTCAACCCTGTCGCGGGATATGGACGGTCGGCTGGAGAAGCTCTGCAAGGAGATTTACATGGTCGCCGGGATGGAGTTTAATATCAACTCCACGCAGCAACTGTCTCACGTTCTTTTT harbors:
- the bamD gene encoding outer membrane protein assembly factor BamD translates to MKRVAICLLSVVVAGVGLMPLGCSPALQLGSLQPDGLFTLGKERYENGKYVKAVEAFQTLVYNFPGEPVIDTAQYYLALSYFASEDYILAEREFNRLLLNYPSSVYVVHAQFMRAVCFFEGTPGHYGLDQSDLTEAIGQFEDFIIDHPESELMPDARAYLLQAKTRLAKKYYESGMVYVHIGRPSPAATYFQKVIDDFTDTEFAARSSFQMAELEFKRMDYEEARRLFDNFLIVFSDHEWSDKARKGTEEAAFKQAERAYKSGEPALARKLFEAFKRDFPESKRTGKTDKYLKKIGEMPVEGSSVEQASSGDDR
- a CDS encoding DNA translocase FtsK 4TM domain-containing protein; translation: MAKRRKRRSNGTRARVAGTLLFVLALLVLVSLVTHHPLDDARIRGEIDSDLNPITEIQYRNEAGFVGAILSGWLDFLFGWLAFFLPVGLLLASLRLFSSRFGTRLEFNVFLLFVISTIGTTIYNIHLVAKRTVGYETGAVGGYVTEKLTRLSVAVFGEIGSYLVLGGIILVLLLMYTSITPLLAMRLRIPGSQWLRRLYGVAAGAFRRLPSLRRILSAAGKEPRVDEAVSDIEPLESDLEPDEVDEGDEQVLVADDGERSPRRRSVLRRKAEPVQVRSFEYVYPSLDLLTEGSGRPAAVSADELTHTARMLKETLETFDVLIEGEIAKYPGPVITRYEFRPAAGIKLSRIVGLADDLALALKARRVRIIAPIPGKGAVGVEIPNRNPQTVYLRDILGSDEFSDPRLVLPLALGKTTAGRPFVTDLARMPHLLIAGATGSGKSVCMNALITSLIYRLHPLQVRFIFIDPKMLELSVYSGIPQLGRPVVTKPKRAESVLSDTVAEMENRYRKLAGAGVRSIEDYNARQHDEEARLPYILIFVDELADLMMASTSSRIELLITRLAQMARAVGIHLVLATQRPSVDVITGLIKANFPARIAFQVSSKVDSRTIIDANGAEKLLGSGDMLFLSTGQPEPTRIHGAYVSSAETESLVNFIKDQGLSMMALENISQATGEATEADIDFGDPLFREACEVVIRHKQGSVSLLQRRLGIGYQRAARLIDKLEKAGIVSVFDGSKARDVLVDQSYLETLFASRPGHPSHGAG
- the polA gene encoding DNA polymerase I, which translates into the protein MTAQKKRVFLVDGSALFYRAYFAFIRNPLINSKGENTSATFGFVNSLLKIIREEEPDYLAVVFDTKHPTFRHKRYPEYKSTRAKMPEDLVEQLPRIHEAVQALNIPEFEVAGYEADDIIGTMAADCEKKGLEVWCVTGDKDFFQLVTDNVRIYNPRKVAESPEKLGREEVKARFGVYPEKVIDKLALMGDSSDNVPGVPGIGPKTADRLLEEFGSLANVLEQHERIKAKGVREKVAAHVEQARLSEELVTIDCAVPLQFQPESIARRPVDYEATKRLFLELEFFALLKELMPGEVAKEVPEGAAPSRPDYRRVSSLDELRGLVEEFSKSREIAVDTETTSRNALDAELVGISIARRADYAYYIPLGHSSDPEKNLPFDDALKIMKTLLEDPAVQKIGQNIKYDLHVFRRYGIEIKPVSFDTMVASYVLDPSSRHSLDFLALRHFDHKMQPISDLIGSGKSQKTFDTVPVDKATSYAAEDADYTFRLRGVFAPLIDGKELQKLYYTVELPLIKVLASMEEAGIRVDVAFLSTLSRDMDGRLEKLCKEIYMVAGMEFNINSTQQLSHVLFEKLRLPPMGKTAKKTGYSTDVRVLEQLAQTHEFPRLILDYRQLAKLKSTYIDAIPRLIRPATGRVHTSFNQTITTTGRLSSTDPNLQNIPIRTDEGRRIRKAFVPGDRDHVLLTADYSQVELRVLAHYSGDTGLIGAFRQAEDIHTRTAAEVYGVSLAKVTADMRRVAKTANFAVIYGVSAFGLSQQTGMTVEESRRFIDTYFQRYPGIKTYIEEIKQSARESGYVTTLYNRRRYLPEIRDKKAAVRQFAERTAINTPIQGTAADIIKVAMIRIFKEMKGMRSRMVLQVHDELVFDVYKDELTDLREIVRTGMEKAVSLKVPLVADMGVGDNWLEAK
- a CDS encoding HU family DNA-binding protein, which codes for MTKEEMIGMMAESSGISKRQASQALDAFIDNITRQLKGGKRVSFSGFGTFSVSQRKARKGRNPQTGATISIPATQVPVFRAGKNLKEAIRR
- the nadD gene encoding nicotinate-nucleotide adenylyltransferase, producing MKDHRSNKPAPGMTGNWGILGGAFDPVHRGHLTLASDIRAAKTLTGVLFVPSYEPPHKMNRCEASWDDRLAMIRLAIEGRDSFKVSTVEAEMSQPGYSLNTVRALKCLYPDVTWYFIIGEDLLSEFAAWHRPEEILREVRILAGSRPAAPAPGSAQPYRSDRIEVVTTGLFDVSSTEIRRRIKEGTAPAELRELVGDAVGEYILSRKLYR
- a CDS encoding lytic transglycosylase domain-containing protein, coding for MIQFEKLGIFLSRPIAFLLVVIYLLQSGLLVYLISDKFDLEKQISFQQKRINELEDKLQIFKAIDDFQIGFSDEEVQRLTDVIYAESKKYEYDPMFIMAVILTESSFRRGQRSQVGARGLMQVVPFVGEDVADRAGIEWQGSQTLFEPESNIKLGTLHLFEQILKFGDVKKAIMAYNVGETRLRHLMRFNEPLPKRYLDKVLENYEMLKEIYRV
- a CDS encoding outer membrane lipoprotein carrier protein LolA; this translates as MKNHLSLLAGLLFVLWISPVRPADRFDAIKARLAEAGCVTLEFLSILESEIFDETDTIAGEAVVSADGRYVVDLGGDRYLYDLTSLYSYSAENNQVTIESVRGGGASGREISFITRLDQYYETRVISSGRAYRLIRLSPDMQNIPDSLVLTIRPDSSVLDEIQYFDVNEELNRIVFLRLETGTSCPDSLFKPAYPDSVEKVRLD
- the rimO gene encoding 30S ribosomal protein S12 methylthiotransferase RimO; translated protein: MKVYVHKLGCPKNDVDAEYLAAFLAGAGHDLVTVPEEAESIIVNTCGFIVPAKEESIDEILRLGQLKQTGRLRTLYVSGCLSQRYGDELLRGMPELDGAFGLGELDAIAEAVTSSARRDKTVRTEPRRLGYLDWEQRLLSDRYPYAYLKISDGCDRRCSYCAIPGIRGSYRSRPLKSILREAEFLARSGRKELILVSQEATLWGKGLSGRPDIITLLRELERIDGIAWIRLLYLHPTMVDDALLDYLAADNKTLNYLDLPLQHCSSRILAAMRRKIDGAGTARLLASIRRRSPGATIRTTFIVGFPGETGEDFEELKEFVRRHRFDRMGAFAYSPEEGTAAVKMSGQVPEIVKEERVDELMSLQYDIAVARNNSLIGQTVKVIIDRIAGDGRAYGRTPADCPEVDQEVIIHGEGLQTGQICRVRIDAVDEYDLVGMKLTG